GGTAACATCTCTTGTAACCCCCTGCAATTCAGTTAAATTCATCATAAACCTGAATATTTGTGTTCACGTGTTAGAGTTCCTTCGAATGGAGATATCAAATATTCCCAAAAAGTTAACACTGGTTGAATACACAAATATAAGACATGACCAAAACCAGTGATGAGCAAGTCAGGGTAGCAAAGCTAATTAGAATAATCTTCCTAAAAAATATTGCTTCTTTTACTAAGCCAACAACATGGTGTAGGAATAATTTTCTAATTGCAATGTTAGTTTTAGAGATGTGATTGTGTTATGttccttttatttaaagagAGATGGGACTTGGAGGGCAGCTCTACCTGCTCTGCTACTGATTCTATGCGTCACATGATTTAGGGTTCAAATTTCCAGAGCAGAGTGTGTATGGACATGCAGCCAGGTGGGACAGAAGTCTGGATGGAAAGGATGTGTCAGCATCCAGGACTCAGGAAAAGGACTCGGTTAGCTAGGGGCTTCCTAAGAAACACTGACACAGCACAGTGTCCATACCCCCACACTTGGACCTCTGGgcatgtctgtgtgtgttaTTTGTGAGAATTGCTGaaaattcagctgctgttttttaaaacagtgtcATCCAGCTGCTCTGAGAGACACAGCTACCAGCTTCTCAGTGAGGAGTAATAAAATAGGACATAACTCACCTCTTTGATGGCATGCAGGCACATTGTGTCatccaaataattttcatttaggTTTGGTGCTGCCAGTGTATTGTCCTCCCACTTCTTGCTGTGTCCACTGACTTGCATCTCCTCTGTTCTCTCATGCTTTTCTGTAACTTTCATCCGGGCGTCCTTGCACTGTCAGGTGGATCTGTTTGTAACATTGAATTTTCATTCTTGTCTCCCTTCACGCGGCCCTGGGCAGTGGCACAGCATGGAGACCATTGCCAGTGCACAGCTGAAAGGCCACCGATCCATGAACCCCTGTCCTGTTTATGATGAGGTCTCAGGGAAACTGATCCTGTTCTTCATAGCTGTCCCAGGAAAGATCTCTGAGCAACATCAGCTCAGGACGAAGATCAACCTGGTACGTCTCTGCTACGTCACCAGCATGGACCAAGGACGCACCTGGAGCGCTGCCCAGGATGTCACTGATGACACCATCAGCACAGAGTACAAGAACTGGGCCACTTTTGCCGTGGGGCCAGGCCACGGGTTACAGTTGCTCAACGAGGCCCGCAGCCTTGTGATTCCTGCCTATGCCTACCGCATCTTGGACCCTGAGAAACACCCCACCCCTCATGCCTTCTGCTTCATCAGCTCTGACCACGGGACAACGTGGGAGATGGGCAACTTCGTGGGGGAGGAGAGTGCGGTGGAATGCCAGGTAGCAGAGGTGCACACCTGTGGCAGGAGGGTCCTCTACTGCAATGCCAGGAGCAGCAAGGGAGCCCGAATCCAGGCGGTCAGCTACAACCACGGGGTGGACTTTGAGGGAGGCCAGCGGGTTGAAACACTGGTAGAACCTCCCTCTGGATGTCATGGAAGTGTTACTGCCTTCCCACCTCCTGTGGATGCCAGGTGCCAAGACAGTTGGTTACTCTATGCTCACCCTACAGACCCGAAGGGTCGAAAAGATTTAGGAATTTACCTCAACAAAAGCCCTTTGAATCCAAAGCACTGGACAGAACCAAGCATCCTCTTCAAGGGCCTGTGTGCTTATTCAGATCTGCAGTACATGGGGGTCGGGCCAGATGGCTCACCCTTGTTCTCCTGCCTCTTTGAATATGGGACCCACCGACAGTGTGAAGAGATCATCTTTGTGATGTTCACTTTGAAGCAAGCCTTTCCAGCAGAGCACTGAGTCTCCAGCCTTTCCATCAATGTACCTCTTGCCTCTGCTGATTCTCACCTTTTCACTGTCACTTCTCATCCTTTAgcaaaaggggtttttttggtactCCTCCCATGCCCTTGGCTTGGTGTTGGCTTTTGACGTCTTTGGATAAAGTCCATTAAACATCTAACAGTGAATATGCATTTGGGTTTTTGTCCCATTGCCTGTTCTCCCTTCTTGCCTTTCTCATTGGCTGCCATCATTGCCTGATCAAAGCAAGCACAGCCTTGGGATCGGGTCTCTTGCCTtgaagctgcttctgctcttgGTGTGAGCAAACCATCTAGCAGCTCCCTCTCCCTGGGCAGTGGCACCAGGACCCCTCTCcaaggctggggacagggcaggTGGCAGAAATAGCAGTGTCCTGAACCTGCAGGATCAGGACAGGTCTGCAGAGGGAGCTCCCAATTTATGGTCGAGAGGGGAAATACTGGCTGGTCCACACAAGGGCTAAGCCGTGAGCTATGCTGCAACTGCTCTTACTGCTGTCAGCCCATCGTCTTGCAAGCCTGGCTGTTGTGGTGACAcagttttattggaaaataagGCAGTGTGTCCAACAAATTGTATCGACCCACTTCTAGGAAATTGCAAAGGCCCAAAAATTGTGTTAGGGGAAGGGGACCTGACCAAACCTGGAGCAGCAACGCTGGAACAGGAGGGCTTGTGGGTTTCAGCAGGTTTCTAAAAGTGAGAGAGAGACTGTTCTGAGGCTGTAGTGTGGTTTGAAAGGAGGTGTTATGCAGTGAGTAGACACAGGGAGTGACCAGAAGTGAATCGGTACCATGGGAGATGCGTCAGAGCAGATGAAGCTAGGAAAGCTTTACCCATGCTTCTGGTCAAAATTGTGCTTTGTGAACCAGTCTGTGCTGGTTTGCTGTGTGCTATACTCTGTGTGTGAGCACATCAGGAATGGTTCCaaggaaaatgtgtttctttgctCTATTGGTGAAGAAAAATACCCGCTTTCCAGAGCACCCTCAGCGTGCATGCCCTTTGGGGAATGCTAGCAGGTCCTATGGGATCCTTTGCACCATCAGTGCCTGGGACTCTGAGTCTGTTGCTTGCACAGAGTCTCCACCCTTGCTTTTTATTACTGAGAGCTTTTGGGAGCAATGGGAGAATGGGCCTGATTTTTCTCACTGCTTGATTCAGGGCACACGGAGGTTGCAGGTAATGGGGGACCTCTCCCAGCCTTCAGAAATACACCTGAAATTTGCAGTGTTTCCCAAGCAGCAAGTCAGGCTGGGTTGGAGCAGCAGAGTGGCTCAACTCACCAGGACCTGGTGGGTGTTAACTCCAGTGCTCTTTATATGTAAGCCAGAGTATAAATACATTTTGTGGCCAATAGTCTGTTACTGGTGCCTGATGAAAGAATGTTATTTTTAGAGTTCAGCAAAGCTAACTGCTGGCCTGGAGACTTAACCCTTTTGTTGGGCATACTAAAGAAACACTTTCATTTTTTGACATGAAAATGCAACTTGGAGAACTTGTCATCTGCCACGCTGGCCATGCCTGTGCTGGTGCAGTGCTGGATGCCTGGTGGGGGCTGGGTGACCACAGTGTGGACTGAATGATGTTACAGGCAGTATTTATCCACTGGATCTGGGCATGCTGGTGAATTCACAGCCAACTGGTACAATGTTATTCAGACATCTGTAGCAAGCCCCCCCTTAGATAAAGTCTTTATGCCTACATCTAAGAGACTGTTTGAAATAAAACCCCGAACGTGGGGGAAAATAATGTTCATTTTGTCCATAGACTGCCAGGGCTGCAACTTTTGTTTACCCAGCAGCAAAACATCTCCCAGTTCTTTGTCGCCTCAATCTCTCAAGTAAGTTAAAATgaaacactgctgctgcagttactaAAAGCTTCTGGCAAGCCTGGGTTGGATTTTCTGACAGATGTAGCCATTATTCTTTTGTTTTACAAGGGTAGCTCTTACATGGTGCTTTGCCTGACCGGGAGATGACAGTGTAGACTACACAAAGTGCATCGCATTCCTGATGGGAAcctctgggctgtgctgcctATGTTTGGAGTTATCAGCAGGCATGTAAGAGGTGCAGGCTGATCTCTGCACTCCCCCTGCATGGCAAACACTTTAGCTCCCCTCTGGAGAAGTTTTCTAGTCTCTTCTTCCTCGGATCTACTCACCAGCCTTCACCAACACAGGcacaaatggaaagaaaatggatggTGTAAATAtctgctgcagagcatcccctTGTCGGTGAAGTTTCCCCTGTTCTTTGGGAATCAGGTAGCTCAGGAGATGCACACCTGTATGCTGACCACGCAGGTATGGGGCTTTCCCCAGTATGGTAGAGTTCCCATCCAAGCACTATGAGAAGTAAACCAGGCACCATTTCCTCCTTaggtgctgctggcagtgggCCCTTAGGGATGGCAGAGCTGTCTATGGGAGACTGGGAAGCTGCATTGGAGCTGACCTGTGTGATCTTTTGGGACCAAGACTTATGGGCAGAAACCACCCTGCATGCCTCATTGCTAGGACCACTGCTCTTGTTTGGATCCCATCCTTGCATTTAGGCCTCCAAGTTGAGGGGTTGTGTGTGGCTGGAGAGGGGATTCACATATTGGAAGGAAATGGCAGCAGCTTGCTAAAAGCCAGCGCTGGTGGTGGGAGGGATAGGAGCAAAAATTCAATGGATTCCAGAATAGTCTGTGTTGTGCAGAAGCTCTGTCTACTCTGCACCAGTGTGTGGGTCCATTGCATGGAGAGCACCGTGAGGTCAAGCAGTGGTTTGGCATTTagtgctgctctgcttcctgctgcCACTGGGCGCCAGGGAGCTATGGTGAGAATCAGAACTCCAGGAGCTAATACAGGAAGACTGGAAGAGCAGTGGGGATGAATACTAGGCTGTACTGGTTCACTTTCCCTCTCTGTACCCATAAATTCCAGTTTCTCCCAGTCTGGTGATGGATGCTCCCTCCTTCCAATGCTGTGTACCAGGGCAGTGGTACACAGGGCAGGGTGTGATCCAGGTGCTATGGTTCCAGCACTTCTGGCTCCAGAGTTGAGGGCTGCACGGGGCCAGCAGTGTCTGTGCCTTTCTGGAGACCTTCCCTGTGAACCCAGGGTTCCAAGGAGAGCCCCAACTCAGCTGCTGCCATCAAGTATGGTTTCAGCATGGGTGTACACATCACAGGCAGCATGGCTGGAGGTACAGGACAGGCAGATGAATTTTCTGTACAGACAGCACCCTGGTAGCCATGGCCTTGCTGCAAACGTGCCCCACACAGCACAGACCAGCAGCAGATGTACagacaaggaaaagggaagtgAAAGCTCCCAGTTCTGTGACGCAGGTTgccagaaatgttttttctccatCCCACCTTAGGGGGTTTAGAGTGGGAAAAGCCTTTGGATCAATCTTAAAGTGGCTGAGAAAGGGAACACTGGTCACATATTTCCAGAGCAAAACAACCTCTGAGACTGCTTCTGGGCATGGAAACATGGCTTTAAGTTCTCCTCCTCTCACTTAGGCTAGATGTGAGGACTAGGAAGGCAGGAATGGGGCAGTCAGAGCTAAGTATCCTGGAGGAGAGTGTGTCGGGGACAGTGATCGGTCTGGGATTTATTTATTCACCATGGATACCTGTAGTGGGTAGGGCAGACTGACAGGGAAAGGATGGAAACTCAAAGGTTCTGGCAAGGGATCAGAAATGGAATGGCAGGCCAGCAAAGTGTGGGGGGCAGATCAGTGGGGGAACAGGAGGGCTCCCCAGCTGGGACTTATTGATACAGTGCATTGGGCCCTTAAGGGGAAGGGCAAGGCAGGGAATGTGGTTTGCTGGtcacttcagctgctgctcagagagggagagcaggggctgcagggccatGTCACGCTGGCTCCCTGAGCTGTTTGAGTTGAGGAAGTTGTCCGCGGCCGAGTTTCCTTTCCCTCTCGGTGCTATTGAAACAGGAAGCTGGtgagctgctctgcctcagcCTTACACAGCCACACgggcagccctggcagctcctgcagtgGCACCCAgctttcctccagctccagccatgGATCAGTGCTGGTACCACGGCAACATCACTCGCTCCAGAGCTGAAGACCTGCTCTCCAAAGTGGGCAAGGATGGCAGCTTCCTCGTGCGGGCCAGCGAGTCCATTGCTTCGGCATATGCGCTCTGCGTGCTGTAAGTACGGATTTCACCTTTTCATTTACACTTCACAGCTCAGCACTGAGCGTGGTACCCTCCTAGGCACTTCTCTTCCTGTGGTTCAGTGTGTGTTTGACCCACCTGCTCGTACAGAGCTGTGTCCTGCTCAGAAGGAGGCTTGAAATAGTTCCTGGAGGTGTGTGCTACAGCCGGCACAGTGGTGATCCCACCTCCAGCACTGATGTGGCTCACAGGGTAAATATTTCATGTGGAAAACTGGGAGAGGAGCACTGGCAACCCTGATCCCCCCGGTCTGGGCTGGGGACCTGAAGGCGAGGCCCCTGCCTGGGATGTCCAGGGGACAGTGGCATTcctggaagcaggaggagagTGGAGTCAGTGGGTGAAGCCTGAGGCATCGTGCTGTGCATCAAGTgagacagcagctccttgccCGGGACCCTGCACTGCCTGGCCAGGTCATCCTGGCTGTCATTGTGCAGCAGAGGCATAAAACTTATTTCATCCTTACCCTACATTAAATTACAAGTGGGTTCCTCAGTGGTGCTTCCTTTCTGAAAACGCTGCTGCTTGCCAGTGCCTCTGGGCTACCTGCTTGCCAGGGGCACGGGGCCTGGCAGGGCCCTGTGggcctggctgcagggctggtgagGAGTGGGCACCGAGCACCAAGCGCGAGGCCCTCCGTGCCTGCCCGGGAAGGTGTgggtgaaggaagaggaagagttTTGTCTTTCtagagggagcagggaaagaaggGAGGTTGCAGATGGACGGCCAGGACAagcaggaggatggagggggAGTTGTGGTGCACTCGCCGAGGGCCCTGAGCAGTGAGCCAGGGAATGTTTCAGTGTTGCTGTGGCTTCCATTGGGCGTTTTAGTATGACCCCTTCATTGGGGGTCAGTTGGCCTTGTGACCAGTGTGTACACAAAATACTGTTACGAGTGATGGTGGGGATTATAGAAAGGGAAGGCACTGCAAAAATATCTACCAGCATGCATTTGCATAAGTTTTTCCACTGTAAGTGTTTATGCAGCCAACTTTGAAAGCCTTTTGTGACTTGAGAGACGTGGGATCAGGAAATAGAAACAATATCATGACCAGGATTTTCTGCACCCGGAGCCAAAAGTTCTTAAACCCATTCTGAGGTGGCTAACATGAATGGCTCTGTTAAAGAAATGGGGAGCACCCAGCCTGGtcagccaggagctgccaggtCTGTGGTGTTAATTACAGTTCAAGGAAGAAACTGATGACAAAGGACCTAACAAGCTTTGGCTTATGCTGGTTTGCAGCCTGTGAAGAGAAAGGGTTAAAGGTGGTGAATAACTCTTTCCCTCCCACTGTCATCTTGACAAAATAGGCAGCCTTGCTGAAGCTGAAAGCTTCCTTAGAGATGTATCAGTTTCAGCTGTGTTACTGACTGGAAGGTGTTTGAAGTCTGAGCTCCTCAAGTGgcttctgtttaaaaaacagagaggCTGGAGACAAAGAATGAAGAGGGGAACTGAAAGCCTGCCTGCAAAAGgttttcacaaaaagaaaattaggtTGAATGTGAGAAAGTGTCAACTGTGTATAGATAAGAAAAACAAGATACCACGAAATTTGCTATGAAAAAGAAGTGTCATATTCTACAAAGCTCTAGTATTTATTGAGCAGATCagttaaaatacagcaaaagcaCTTTCTTCATTCTatgatataataataataatagtgatTTTCCTGAAAGGTGGCTTTAGTAAGACAGAGTTTGTATAAATATAGACAAGTAAGGGAGGTGTATTCACAGGGCTTTGTAGAAGtgcctcttctcctttttgaaACTTCGGAGCACCTTAGCAGAGAGCTGAGCCCCCAGCAGAGGTGGGGGATGTCTCCTCCACTGctgtcctctgctctgctggccaCGCTGCCCCAGAAAAGTCAAGAAGCAAAGCcacttccctcctcttcctcctttctctgtgCCTGGATCATTTGGTCTGCCACTTTAGTGGCACAAAATGGGCTCTTTAAATTACCTGGAGTGGAATGCCCAGAGCCTGAACTCAGATGGAGCCTGCTTCAGTTCCACAGCCAGCTGCACCTGAACTGGGATCATTCTTCCAGGGGAATCTTCTGTTGGCGTGTGAATGGCTGCAGGTTTAGCACTTCTAGAGAAGACCCTTAAAGGTTAGCTGTGGCTTTGTAGGGACAGACAACACTGCCTTTGAGAGAAGCATTTCCAGCCCCCGAGGTTTGGCCACTCTGGTGAGGTGCTCAGCACCATGCCTACCATTGCAGTCCTCTCCAGGATTTCCAGGAGTTCCCCATGTGCATGTCATCACCTACACATAAAAACATGTccagcaggagagggaagagaaaacacagGCCTTGTCCCCTTTCCTCTGGTTGGACAGAGAGATGACAAAATACTTGGAGACACATTTAAGCCCAGGCTGATGTTATATTCTGCCCCGCCCTCCATATAGTCAGCCTGAACGGTGCTTTGGCAGTGCTGAACTCCTGATTTTTAGGGAGGACCTGGAATGTGACAGTAATTGGGACCACATAACTTGGCAGTCAGGATGCTGAGGAGAGAAAGCCTAAGGGCAGAAATGGGCCATCTGCATGCACTAAATTAAGGTACTGATAAAGAGGATTCCTGCTTTTGAGGTGCCTAGAAGTGCTCCTCCTTGCTCCTGTCTTTCCCAACAGCCTTTCTTTCCTTGCTCTTCCACAGATCTTGCCTGTCCCCAACTTAAACATCTATACAAGTATTCTGAATGACAGCAGCCTCCTAAGGTCTGTGAGATGGGGCACCTCCTGTGAGGGTAACAAGGAGGGGGTCTTCTTATGACACAAGAGCCATTGAGCTGGCTCGTTTATCAGTTTCATAAtctagacacacacacacaaattctCTCTCATCAGCCCCGTGAGCAGTTCTGCTTAGCCCCGTTTGCATATCAGCAGGAGGAAATGGTGTAAGAGAACTGCACTGACAGATAAAAGCAAACCCCATGCCCTTCCTCAGGGCATGTCCTCATCTGGCGTTGGTTGGTGACATTAGCAGTGTTGGGGCAatccagagcagctgaggatcATGTCTGCAACTCCAAGCTCTGCACCAGCTCCTCAGATGTGTGAATGAGACCCTGCAAAATGGTCTTGCCTTGCATAGTGAAGTGGTTCTGAGCCCTGGGAGCAGTTCTGATTCTTCTCTGTCCTTTGCTTTAATTCCATCAGAAGCTACAGGTTCATGTGGACACATGACAAAATCCTCAAAGCACCCTGGAAAATCTCAGCTGTAATTTATGATTAATGTCTTTTCATTTCCAATTGCTCCTTGGGTGTCTTCCTATAAGGCTGCCTAAAATCCTGGCCatgtctctttctctctcctgcatGGAGAGATTCTGAAAGGCCTGTGATGAACAGACTCACAATAGCAGAGGATGTTTTATTCATCTTCCTGATCTCCCTGGCTGAGGGCTGAGCTCAGGCCACATTTCATGAAGGTTCCACAGGTAATGCAGAGTCTCTGTTACAGCCAAGGAAGCTCTGAGCATGGATTCTGGCGTTTTCCTTTGAG
The nucleotide sequence above comes from Heliangelus exortis chromosome 9, bHelExo1.hap1, whole genome shotgun sequence. Encoded proteins:
- the NEU2 gene encoding sialidase-2 isoform X1, translated to MTSSHSRAFQDLGKEENPQAIVQQVLPQLSTMASFPVLKQETLFQNGTWSYRIPALLYLPRFGIILAFAEEREDLVDEHAKLIALRRGVYHPTTHHLQWHSMETIASAQLKGHRSMNPCPVYDEVSGKLILFFIAVPGKISEQHQLRTKINLVRLCYVTSMDQGRTWSAAQDVTDDTISTEYKNWATFAVGPGHGLQLLNEARSLVIPAYAYRILDPEKHPTPHAFCFISSDHGTTWEMGNFVGEESAVECQVAEVHTCGRRVLYCNARSSKGARIQAVSYNHGVDFEGGQRVETLVEPPSGCHGSVTAFPPPVDARCQDSWLLYAHPTDPKGRKDLGIYLNKSPLNPKHWTEPSILFKGLCAYSDLQYMGVGPDGSPLFSCLFEYGTHRQCEEIIFVMFTLKQAFPAEH
- the NEU2 gene encoding sialidase-2 isoform X2 translates to MASFPVLKQETLFQNGTWSYRIPALLYLPRFGIILAFAEEREDLVDEHAKLIALRRGVYHPTTHHLQWHSMETIASAQLKGHRSMNPCPVYDEVSGKLILFFIAVPGKISEQHQLRTKINLVRLCYVTSMDQGRTWSAAQDVTDDTISTEYKNWATFAVGPGHGLQLLNEARSLVIPAYAYRILDPEKHPTPHAFCFISSDHGTTWEMGNFVGEESAVECQVAEVHTCGRRVLYCNARSSKGARIQAVSYNHGVDFEGGQRVETLVEPPSGCHGSVTAFPPPVDARCQDSWLLYAHPTDPKGRKDLGIYLNKSPLNPKHWTEPSILFKGLCAYSDLQYMGVGPDGSPLFSCLFEYGTHRQCEEIIFVMFTLKQAFPAEH